In one Microbacterium invictum genomic region, the following are encoded:
- a CDS encoding transketolase, producing MAELEDLAFELRSKLLELCGTYEGAVHIGGDLSAADILTVLFSYGLRVDPTDIAAPDRDRFVLSKGHAAVCMYIAMAIRGFFEYDDIVATYGQLDSAYGMHPCKVQLPGVECSTGSLGHGLPLAVGMALGARHRGETHRVVTLLGDGETGEGSVWEAVMAARSNRLGNLVAFVDRNKQLMTSFAEERVMFEPYPDKWRAFGWNVVEVDGHDMGALVAAVDALPDPGSEVPTVVICDTVKGKGVDFMEHNLAWHAGSLGAADLERALAALGASRTKESV from the coding sequence GTGGCTGAGCTGGAAGACCTCGCGTTCGAGCTGCGATCGAAGCTCCTGGAGCTGTGCGGCACCTACGAGGGCGCCGTCCACATCGGCGGCGACCTCTCCGCCGCCGACATCCTGACCGTGCTCTTCAGCTACGGACTGCGGGTGGACCCGACAGACATCGCCGCCCCCGACCGCGACCGCTTCGTGCTCAGCAAGGGCCACGCGGCGGTCTGCATGTACATCGCCATGGCCATCCGCGGCTTCTTCGAATACGACGACATCGTCGCCACCTACGGTCAGCTCGACAGCGCCTACGGCATGCACCCGTGCAAGGTGCAGCTGCCGGGCGTGGAGTGCTCCACCGGATCACTCGGCCACGGGCTTCCGCTGGCGGTCGGGATGGCGCTGGGCGCCCGGCACCGCGGTGAGACGCACCGGGTGGTCACCCTGCTGGGTGACGGCGAGACGGGCGAGGGATCGGTCTGGGAGGCGGTGATGGCCGCGCGCAGCAACCGCCTCGGCAACCTCGTCGCCTTCGTCGACCGCAACAAGCAGCTCATGACCAGCTTCGCCGAGGAGCGCGTGATGTTCGAGCCCTACCCCGACAAGTGGCGGGCCTTCGGATGGAACGTCGTCGAGGTCGACGGTCATGACATGGGCGCGCTCGTCGCCGCCGTCGATGCGCTCCCCGACCCCGGAAGCGAGGTGCCGACCGTGGTCATCTGCGACACCGTCAAGGGCAAGGGCGTGGACTTCATGGAGCACAACCTCGCCTGGCACGCCGGATCGCTCGGCGCCGCCGACCTCGAGCGCGCGCTCGCCGCGCTCGGCGCATCCCGCACGAAGGAGAGTGTCTGA